From the genome of Halomonas sp. I5-271120, one region includes:
- a CDS encoding efflux RND transporter permease subunit, whose amino-acid sequence MKFTDIFIRRPVLATVISLLILLVGVRAAMDMEVRQYPELESTVITVTTSYPGASSELVQGFVTTPLQQAVAEANGIDFIESTSIQGSSTIEVNMELNYDANAALAEVQAKVASQRSVLPSSAESPVIESSTGDSTALMYLAFYSERMEVPRITDYLTRVVQPKLQALPGVAKARSFGQSMAMRIWLDPQRMAALNVSPSQVIDVLQNNNYQAGVGKTRSEFVVINLTTDTDITDPSQFEDLVVRNDGGDLVRLRDVARTELGAENYNSTAWYSGTPSTFMAIEQAPGANPLDVATAVRDTLPEIRRQLPAGLKVVLPYDASEFIDDSINEVVKTLLEALLIVLVVIFLSLGSFRAALVPAVAVPLSLIGSAFVMLVLGFSLNLLTLLSMVLAIGLVVDDAIIVVENVHRHIEAGESRFDAAINGAREMAVPIIAMTTTLVAVYAPIGFMGGLVGSLFTEFAFTLAGAVVISGIVALTLSPMLSGKVLKSHGKSSRFEKGVESTFDGLSNGYRGLLTRTLETVSVPVVFATVVLASIYFMFITSQNELAPTEDQGIIFFQGTAPQTGTLEYLERYANDIQARVEGIDGYKESFMILGGTSADTVFGGFKMAPWSERDVSQMEVMPQLQGALSQVTGLQTAAFARPSLPGSSGGLPVQFVLTTGNSYEELNAIADDLLGQAMGSGNFAFLRKSIDFNRPNTRILVDRDRVADIGLTMADVGQALSTLLGEGFTNRFSMDGRSYKVIPQVEQQYRLDASMIDNYYIEADSGEQVPLGNLVRFEDSVEPSKRSQFQQLNSVILEGVPRPGVTLGDALGWLNQTAAESLPPAYSVDYKGESRQLMNQGSALILTFFLSLIVIYLVLAAQFESWRDPLIILVSVPMSVAGAMTFITLGVSSLNIYTQVGLITLIGVVAKNGILIVEFANQLQHEEGLNKRDAVIEASAIRLRPIVMTSVALIVAMVPLLIATGAGAVSRFDIGLTIASGLGIGTLFTLFVLPAFYLLLARDHNAAKDAGAEATTTS is encoded by the coding sequence ATGAAATTCACCGATATCTTCATCCGGCGACCGGTGCTCGCCACCGTGATCAGCCTGCTGATCCTGCTGGTTGGCGTGAGGGCTGCCATGGATATGGAGGTTCGCCAGTATCCGGAGCTTGAAAGCACCGTGATCACGGTGACGACGTCCTATCCGGGGGCCAGCTCTGAACTGGTGCAAGGCTTCGTGACCACGCCCTTGCAACAGGCCGTTGCCGAAGCCAATGGCATCGACTTCATCGAATCGACCAGTATTCAGGGTTCCTCGACCATCGAAGTCAACATGGAGCTCAACTACGATGCCAATGCTGCTCTGGCCGAAGTACAGGCCAAAGTGGCCAGCCAACGCAGCGTACTGCCAAGCTCCGCTGAAAGCCCGGTCATCGAGTCATCGACCGGTGACAGCACCGCGCTGATGTATCTGGCGTTCTATTCAGAGCGCATGGAAGTGCCGCGTATTACCGATTACCTGACGCGCGTGGTGCAGCCCAAGCTTCAGGCGCTGCCTGGGGTCGCCAAGGCACGCAGCTTCGGCCAGAGCATGGCCATGCGCATCTGGCTCGACCCGCAGCGCATGGCGGCCTTGAACGTCAGCCCCAGCCAAGTCATCGATGTCCTGCAAAACAATAACTACCAGGCCGGGGTCGGCAAGACCCGCAGCGAGTTCGTGGTCATCAATTTGACCACCGATACCGACATCACCGATCCCAGTCAGTTTGAGGACCTGGTGGTGCGTAACGATGGCGGCGACCTGGTGCGCCTGAGAGACGTGGCGCGTACCGAACTGGGTGCCGAAAACTATAACAGTACCGCCTGGTACAGCGGGACGCCCTCTACCTTCATGGCCATCGAGCAGGCGCCCGGTGCCAACCCGCTGGATGTCGCCACGGCCGTTCGCGACACCCTCCCGGAAATCCGCCGCCAGCTGCCGGCGGGCCTCAAGGTCGTGCTGCCCTACGATGCCTCGGAGTTCATCGATGATTCCATCAATGAAGTGGTCAAAACCCTGCTCGAAGCCCTTCTGATCGTATTGGTGGTGATCTTCCTGTCGCTCGGTTCGTTCCGCGCGGCTTTGGTTCCTGCGGTAGCGGTGCCGCTGTCGTTGATCGGTTCGGCATTCGTGATGCTGGTGCTGGGCTTTTCGCTCAACCTGCTCACGCTTCTCTCGATGGTACTGGCCATCGGCTTGGTGGTGGATGACGCCATCATCGTGGTCGAAAACGTACACCGACATATCGAGGCCGGCGAATCCCGTTTCGATGCGGCCATCAACGGCGCACGGGAGATGGCGGTGCCAATCATCGCCATGACTACCACTCTGGTGGCGGTCTACGCCCCGATTGGTTTCATGGGCGGCCTGGTCGGCTCACTGTTCACGGAATTTGCGTTTACCCTGGCAGGTGCCGTGGTCATTTCGGGCATCGTCGCCCTGACGTTATCACCGATGCTGTCTGGCAAGGTGCTGAAGTCTCACGGAAAATCATCGCGCTTCGAAAAAGGCGTCGAGTCTACCTTCGATGGCTTGTCCAACGGCTATCGAGGGCTTCTGACACGCACCCTCGAAACCGTGTCGGTGCCGGTGGTGTTCGCCACGGTGGTTCTGGCCTCGATCTACTTCATGTTCATCACCAGCCAGAACGAACTGGCTCCGACGGAAGATCAGGGCATTATCTTCTTCCAGGGCACCGCACCGCAGACGGGCACCCTCGAGTACCTGGAGCGCTATGCCAATGACATCCAGGCCCGAGTGGAAGGCATCGACGGCTACAAAGAGTCGTTCATGATCCTCGGCGGCACCAGCGCCGACACTGTGTTTGGTGGTTTCAAGATGGCGCCCTGGAGCGAACGGGATGTCTCGCAGATGGAGGTCATGCCCCAGCTGCAAGGCGCCCTTTCCCAGGTGACCGGCTTGCAGACTGCCGCCTTCGCGCGTCCTTCCCTGCCCGGCTCCAGTGGCGGCTTGCCGGTTCAGTTCGTGCTGACGACCGGCAACAGCTATGAAGAACTCAACGCCATCGCCGATGATCTGCTCGGACAGGCCATGGGCAGCGGCAACTTTGCCTTCCTGCGCAAGTCGATCGACTTCAACCGCCCCAACACCCGTATCCTTGTCGATCGTGATCGGGTGGCGGATATCGGCCTGACCATGGCCGATGTCGGCCAGGCGCTGTCGACGCTGCTCGGTGAAGGCTTCACCAACCGGTTCAGCATGGACGGACGCAGCTACAAGGTCATTCCTCAGGTCGAGCAGCAATACCGTCTCGACGCCTCGATGATCGACAACTACTACATCGAAGCCGATTCCGGGGAGCAGGTGCCGCTTGGTAATCTGGTGCGCTTCGAGGACAGCGTGGAACCCTCTAAACGCAGCCAGTTCCAGCAGTTGAACTCGGTCATCCTCGAGGGCGTACCGCGCCCCGGTGTGACGCTCGGCGATGCTCTTGGCTGGCTCAACCAGACAGCCGCCGAGAGCCTGCCTCCGGCTTACTCGGTCGACTACAAGGGGGAATCACGGCAGCTGATGAATCAGGGCAGCGCCCTGATATTGACCTTCTTCCTGTCGCTGATCGTCATCTACCTGGTGCTGGCCGCACAGTTCGAGAGCTGGCGTGATCCTCTGATCATCCTGGTCTCGGTACCGATGTCGGTAGCCGGCGCCATGACGTTCATCACCCTCGGGGTCTCGAGCCTGAATATATACACCCAGGTGGGCCTGATCACCCTGATCGGGGTCGTGGCCAAGAATGGCATCCTGATCGTCGAATTTGCCAACCAGTTGCAGCATGAGGAGGGGCTCAACAAGCGTGACGCGGTCATCGAAGCCTCGGCGATTCGCCTGCGCCCGATCGTGATGACGTCGGTAGCGCTGATCGTTGCCATGGTACCGTTGCTGATAGCCACTGGTGCTGGGGCGGTCAGCCGTTTCGATATCGGCTTGACCATCGCTTCCGGGCTTGGCATCGGCACTCTGTTCACCTTGTTCGTGCTGCCGGCGTTCTACCTGCTGCTGGCCCGCGATCACAATGCGGCCAAGGATGCCGGCGCCGAGGCAACGACAACGTCGTGA
- a CDS encoding efflux RND transporter periplasmic adaptor subunit, which translates to MKTTIRLVIVVIVLTVALGSIFGWKYLKMQEMGAKNSQAQPPSPVEAVTIESQSWRPGLSSVGSLRAINGVEVANEVAGVVSEVAFESGQSVSKGDVLIRLEDSVDQAALAALEAQAQLANETYQRYSNLLPRNAVSQSQFDEARANYQAARADAEQQRAQLNKKTIRAPFDGVVGLRQVDLGEYIAVGTPIVDLNMLDPIHVDYSVPERALDQVAAGRGIELTVAAYPERVFEGEILAIAPSINESSRTLNVRAQLENADGALHPGMFAEVSTLSADTRDVLTLPRTALSFNTYGDFVFRIVENDQGQTVASRQQVTTGSTRGDVVEITDGLSEGDQVVATGLLRLRDGQPVKVAKQDAPEPQATNADEEAQG; encoded by the coding sequence ATGAAAACCACAATACGTCTCGTCATTGTCGTCATCGTACTGACGGTGGCTCTGGGCAGCATTTTCGGGTGGAAGTACCTGAAAATGCAGGAAATGGGAGCAAAGAACTCACAAGCCCAACCACCGTCGCCCGTCGAAGCGGTCACCATTGAATCTCAATCCTGGCGCCCGGGGTTGAGCTCTGTCGGCTCCCTGCGCGCCATCAACGGTGTCGAAGTGGCCAACGAAGTGGCCGGCGTCGTCAGTGAGGTGGCCTTCGAGTCGGGTCAAAGCGTCAGCAAAGGCGATGTGCTGATTCGCCTCGAAGACAGCGTCGACCAAGCCGCGCTTGCCGCGCTGGAAGCACAGGCGCAGCTCGCCAACGAGACCTACCAGCGGTATTCCAACCTGCTGCCGCGTAACGCAGTGTCCCAGTCTCAGTTCGACGAAGCCCGAGCCAACTATCAGGCTGCCCGTGCCGATGCCGAACAGCAGCGCGCTCAGCTCAACAAGAAAACCATCCGCGCCCCCTTCGACGGCGTTGTTGGCCTGCGCCAGGTCGACCTGGGCGAATATATTGCCGTCGGCACACCGATTGTCGACCTGAACATGCTCGACCCGATCCACGTCGACTACAGCGTGCCGGAACGCGCACTGGACCAAGTGGCTGCAGGCCGCGGCATCGAGCTGACGGTCGCTGCGTATCCTGAGCGCGTCTTCGAGGGCGAGATTCTGGCCATCGCGCCCTCGATCAATGAATCGAGCCGTACGCTCAATGTCCGTGCCCAGCTCGAGAACGCCGACGGCGCGCTGCACCCGGGCATGTTCGCCGAGGTCAGTACGCTGTCGGCCGATACCCGTGATGTCCTCACCCTCCCCCGTACGGCGCTGTCCTTCAATACTTACGGCGACTTCGTGTTTCGGATCGTCGAGAATGATCAGGGCCAGACCGTCGCGTCCCGACAGCAAGTGACGACGGGCAGCACCCGGGGCGATGTCGTCGAGATTACCGACGGCCTCTCTGAAGGCGATCAGGTCGTGGCTACTGGCCTTCTGCGCCTGCGCGATGGCCAGCCGGTCAAGGTGGCCAAGCAGGATGCGCCCGAGCCGCAGGCGACGAATGCTGATGAGGAGGCGCAGGGCTGA
- a CDS encoding putative quinol monooxygenase, which produces MSQKIYCIASFKPKPGREDAAFKALQGLEPNAHREDACLRYTVTRQIESPFAQGESYPIVFHEVWANREAFEAHCQRHEIQAFFQSQVESPDGDIEDANVCVYTDEPAGFDAPQF; this is translated from the coding sequence ATGTCACAGAAGATCTATTGCATCGCCAGTTTCAAGCCCAAGCCCGGCCGCGAAGATGCCGCATTCAAGGCGCTACAGGGCCTTGAACCCAATGCGCACCGTGAAGATGCCTGTCTGCGCTACACGGTGACGCGTCAGATCGAGAGCCCCTTTGCTCAGGGGGAAAGTTATCCGATCGTGTTCCATGAAGTCTGGGCCAATCGTGAAGCCTTTGAAGCACACTGCCAGCGCCATGAAATCCAGGCGTTTTTCCAGTCGCAGGTGGAATCTCCGGATGGCGACATCGAAGACGCCAACGTATGCGTCTATACCGATGAACCCGCCGGTTTCGACGCACCGCAGTTCTAA
- a CDS encoding DUF3833 domain-containing protein, whose product MRHLAKRYHLWAFAFLGLALTGCAGVDVEDYAGSEPRLDIAKYFEGDTRAWGMVQDYSGEVQRRFTVDIIGTVEGDTLTLDERFQYANGETDRRVWTFERVDEHRWVGQASDVEGDVEATQYGHVFHMNYPLEVVVGGRNLTFTMDDWMYLQPDGRLINRTNMSKFGVTLGEVTLSFDKAP is encoded by the coding sequence ATGCGTCATCTTGCCAAGCGATACCACCTTTGGGCGTTTGCGTTTCTCGGCCTTGCCCTGACGGGCTGTGCCGGCGTGGACGTCGAGGATTATGCGGGTAGCGAGCCGAGGCTGGATATTGCCAAGTATTTCGAAGGCGATACCCGTGCCTGGGGCATGGTTCAGGACTACTCAGGCGAAGTGCAGCGGCGTTTTACCGTAGACATCATCGGCACCGTCGAGGGAGATACGCTGACCCTTGATGAACGCTTCCAGTATGCCAATGGCGAAACCGACCGCCGCGTCTGGACCTTCGAGCGCGTCGACGAGCATCGCTGGGTTGGCCAGGCCAGCGACGTCGAGGGCGACGTGGAGGCAACGCAGTATGGCCATGTTTTCCACATGAACTATCCGCTGGAAGTTGTTGTGGGCGGCCGGAACCTGACCTTCACTATGGACGACTGGATGTATCTGCAGCCGGATGGCCGCCTGATCAACCGGACCAACATGTCGAAGTTCGGCGTGACCCTTGGCGAAGTGACTCTGTCTTTCGATAAGGCGCCCTGA
- a CDS encoding ectoine synthase, whose amino-acid sequence MIVRNLEEARKTDRLVKAENGNWDSTRLSLADDGGKCSFHITRIFEGTETHIHYKNHFEAVYCIEGEGEVETLADGKIWPIKPGDIYILDQHDDHLLRASKTMHLACVFTPGLTGNEVHREDGSYAAPDDNS is encoded by the coding sequence ATGATCGTTCGCAATCTCGAAGAAGCGCGCAAGACAGATCGTCTGGTGAAAGCCGAAAACGGTAACTGGGATAGCACTCGTCTCTCGCTGGCCGACGACGGCGGCAAATGCTCCTTCCACATTACCCGCATTTTCGAAGGCACCGAGACCCACATCCACTACAAGAACCACTTCGAAGCCGTTTACTGCATCGAAGGGGAAGGTGAAGTTGAGACCCTGGCCGATGGCAAGATCTGGCCGATCAAGCCAGGCGATATCTACATCCTCGACCAGCATGACGATCATCTGCTGCGTGCCAGCAAGACCATGCATCTCGCCTGTGTCTTCACGCCGGGCCTGACCGGCAATGAAGTGCATCGCGAAGATGGCTCTTACGCTGCGCCGGACGACAACAGCTGA
- the ectB gene encoding diaminobutyrate--2-oxoglutarate transaminase, whose translation MQTQIFEQMESEVRTYSRSFPVVLTKAQGARLTDEDGKVYIDFLAGAGTLNYGHNHPKLKKAMLEYLADDGIVHGLDMWTKAKREYLETLDELILKPRGLDYKIHLPGPTGTNAVEAAIRLARVATGRHNIVTFTNGFHGVTMGALATTGNRKFREATGGIPTQGAAFLPFDGYLGEGVDTLDYFEKMLGDNSSGLDIPAAVIIETVQGEGGINPAGIEWLKRLEQICRDHHILLIVDDIQAGCGRTGKFFSFEHAGLKPDIVCNSKSLSGFGLPFAHVLMRPELDKWKPGQYNGTFRGFNLAFATATAAMREFWSDDKLERDVTRKGRIVEQRFQELAAWLTEKGIPASERGRGLMRALDVGTGDIADKITEEAFKRGLIIETSGHDGQAIKCLCPLTISDEDLLEGLDIVEASIKHVFG comes from the coding sequence ATGCAGACCCAGATTTTCGAACAGATGGAATCAGAAGTTCGCACGTATTCGCGCTCTTTCCCGGTCGTGCTGACCAAGGCGCAGGGCGCACGCCTGACGGATGAAGACGGCAAGGTGTATATCGACTTCCTGGCCGGTGCCGGCACACTTAACTATGGGCACAACCACCCGAAGCTCAAGAAAGCCATGCTGGAATACCTGGCCGATGACGGCATCGTTCACGGTCTGGACATGTGGACCAAGGCCAAGCGTGAGTACCTCGAAACCCTCGATGAGCTTATCCTCAAGCCGCGCGGTCTCGACTATAAGATTCACCTGCCGGGGCCGACCGGCACCAACGCCGTCGAGGCGGCGATTCGCCTGGCACGCGTGGCCACCGGCCGCCACAACATCGTAACCTTCACCAACGGTTTCCACGGCGTCACCATGGGCGCGCTGGCTACCACCGGTAACCGCAAGTTCCGTGAAGCGACCGGCGGCATTCCGACACAGGGCGCCGCCTTCCTGCCCTTCGACGGATACCTCGGTGAAGGCGTCGACACCCTCGATTACTTCGAGAAAATGCTGGGTGACAACTCCAGCGGCCTGGATATTCCTGCCGCCGTCATCATCGAGACCGTGCAGGGGGAGGGGGGTATCAACCCCGCGGGCATCGAGTGGCTCAAGCGCCTCGAACAGATCTGCCGTGACCATCACATCCTGCTGATCGTCGACGACATCCAGGCTGGCTGTGGCCGTACCGGCAAGTTCTTCAGCTTCGAGCACGCTGGCCTCAAGCCGGACATCGTCTGCAACTCCAAGTCACTGTCCGGTTTCGGCCTGCCGTTCGCCCATGTGCTGATGCGCCCCGAGCTCGATAAGTGGAAACCCGGCCAGTACAACGGCACCTTCCGTGGCTTCAACCTGGCTTTCGCTACCGCCACCGCTGCAATGCGTGAATTCTGGAGCGACGACAAGCTTGAGCGTGACGTGACCCGCAAGGGCCGCATCGTCGAACAGCGCTTCCAGGAGCTGGCAGCGTGGCTGACCGAGAAGGGCATCCCGGCCTCCGAGCGCGGCCGTGGCCTGATGCGTGCCCTGGACGTGGGTACCGGTGACATCGCCGACAAGATCACTGAAGAAGCCTTCAAGCGCGGCCTGATCATCGAGACCAGTGGCCATGACGGCCAGGCCATCAAGTGCCTGTGCCCGCTGACCATCAGCGACGAAGATTTGCTGGAAGGGCTGGACATCGTCGAAGCCAGCATCAAGCATGTATTTGGGTAA
- the ectA gene encoding diaminobutyrate acetyltransferase, whose protein sequence is MNVSTQPFTTSAELARPSVADAVVGNAKTSLFIRKPNPDDGWGIYELVKACPPLDVNSAYAYLLLATQFRDSCAVATNEEGEIVGFVSGYVKSNASDTYFLWQVAVGEKARGTGLARRLVEAVMSRPELVDVRHLETTITPDNAASWGLFTRLADRWQAPLNSREYFSTDQLGGEHDPENLVRIGPFQPDRI, encoded by the coding sequence ATGAACGTATCGACGCAGCCTTTCACGACCTCCGCCGAACTGGCACGCCCAAGCGTTGCCGATGCCGTGGTGGGCAATGCCAAGACATCGCTGTTCATCCGCAAGCCGAACCCCGATGACGGCTGGGGCATCTACGAGCTCGTCAAGGCCTGCCCGCCGCTAGACGTCAATTCCGCCTATGCCTACCTGCTGCTGGCCACCCAGTTCCGCGACAGCTGTGCCGTTGCGACCAACGAAGAGGGCGAGATCGTTGGCTTCGTGTCCGGCTACGTGAAGAGCAATGCGTCGGATACCTACTTTCTGTGGCAGGTCGCCGTGGGTGAGAAGGCGCGCGGCACGGGCCTTGCCCGTCGCCTGGTGGAAGCCGTGATGAGCCGTCCTGAGCTTGTCGATGTGCGCCACCTCGAGACGACCATCACCCCGGACAATGCCGCGTCCTGGGGCCTCTTTACCCGCTTGGCAGATCGCTGGCAGGCACCGCTCAACAGCCGGGAATATTTCTCCACTGACCAGCTCGGTGGCGAACACGATCCCGAAAACCTCGTACGTATCGGCCCCTTCCAGCCCGATCGTATCTAA
- the gorA gene encoding glutathione-disulfide reductase, protein MSQFDYDLFVIGAGSGGVRAARTAAAAGARVAIAEDRYLGGTCVNVGCVPKKLYSYAAHFQEAFHDSAGFGWQLPQAPRFDWATLRDNKIEEIKRLNGIYGRLLDNADVRLINGRATVTDANHVEVNGETFSSEKILVATGGWPWVPDFPGNEHVLNSNQVFDLDRFPERFLVLGGGYIAVEFASIFNGLGSESHLVYRSGLFLRGFDHEVREFTRDEMAKKGVNLHFETNIERIDAQGDAYLVTLTNGETLEVDAVLSATGRKPHLEGLGLDKLDIALDRDGKIAVNERFETSTPSILALGDVISGPELTPVALEEAMQLVQHHFGDSTPKPLDYPSIATAVFCHPNIGTVGLSEEEARAEYAAIRVYAADFKPMKHTLSGSDERCLMKLIVDDASDRVLGAHMVGEEAGELIQGIAIAVRAGLTKADFDATVGIHPTGAEEFVTMRSVTRT, encoded by the coding sequence GTGTCCCAGTTCGATTACGACCTCTTCGTCATTGGCGCAGGGTCTGGCGGCGTTCGCGCCGCTCGTACGGCCGCGGCTGCCGGTGCCCGTGTTGCTATCGCGGAAGACCGCTATCTCGGCGGTACCTGCGTCAATGTGGGCTGCGTACCCAAGAAGCTTTACTCCTACGCGGCGCACTTCCAGGAAGCCTTTCACGATAGTGCCGGCTTCGGCTGGCAGCTGCCACAAGCTCCGCGCTTCGACTGGGCGACCCTGCGCGACAACAAGATCGAGGAGATCAAGCGCCTTAACGGTATCTATGGTCGCCTGCTCGATAATGCCGACGTACGCCTGATCAATGGCCGCGCCACGGTGACCGATGCCAACCACGTGGAAGTTAACGGCGAGACCTTCAGCAGCGAGAAGATCCTCGTCGCCACCGGTGGCTGGCCATGGGTACCGGATTTCCCGGGCAACGAGCATGTGCTCAATTCCAATCAGGTCTTCGATCTCGATCGTTTTCCCGAGCGTTTCCTGGTCCTCGGCGGCGGCTATATCGCGGTTGAGTTCGCCAGCATCTTCAACGGCCTGGGCAGCGAGTCCCATCTGGTCTATCGCAGCGGGCTCTTCCTGCGCGGCTTCGATCATGAGGTTCGCGAGTTCACCCGCGATGAGATGGCCAAGAAGGGCGTTAACCTGCACTTCGAGACCAATATCGAACGTATCGATGCTCAAGGGGACGCCTACCTGGTGACTCTGACCAATGGCGAGACGCTCGAAGTCGACGCCGTGCTGTCGGCCACCGGGCGCAAGCCTCACCTCGAAGGCCTGGGGCTCGATAAGCTCGACATCGCACTCGACCGGGACGGCAAGATCGCTGTCAATGAACGCTTCGAGACCTCGACGCCATCGATCCTGGCGCTGGGCGACGTCATCAGCGGTCCGGAGCTCACACCGGTCGCGCTGGAAGAAGCCATGCAGCTCGTTCAGCATCACTTCGGCGACAGCACGCCCAAGCCCCTGGATTACCCAAGCATCGCAACGGCGGTGTTCTGTCATCCCAACATCGGCACCGTCGGGCTCTCCGAAGAGGAAGCACGTGCCGAGTATGCGGCGATTCGCGTCTATGCCGCCGACTTCAAGCCGATGAAGCATACCCTGTCCGGAAGCGACGAGCGTTGCCTGATGAAGCTGATCGTTGATGATGCAAGCGACCGTGTGCTCGGTGCTCATATGGTGGGCGAAGAGGCAGGCGAGCTGATTCAGGGCATCGCCATCGCCGTGCGTGCAGGCCTGACCAAGGCTGATTTCGACGCCACCGTGGGCATTCACCCCACTGGCGCCGAGGAATTCGTCACCATGCGCAGCGTGACACGCACCTGA
- the can gene encoding carbonate dehydratase, whose protein sequence is MKKLLERNREWAESVQKEDPEFFARLSDQQNPDYLWIGCSDSRVPANQIIDLPPGEVFVHRNVANLLHHNDMNALSVVQFAVDVLKVKHIMIVGHYGCGGIKAAMTGGECGIVDYWLHSVRELYSRHRKTLEALPLEEQVDRMCELNVKAQVDNLCRTKIIQRAWQRGQPLAVHGWVYGLSDGRVTDLECTVEGLDQVPQLYRVDRLVPADQAD, encoded by the coding sequence ATGAAGAAACTACTGGAGCGCAATCGCGAATGGGCCGAGAGCGTTCAGAAAGAGGACCCCGAGTTCTTTGCGCGGCTCTCCGACCAACAGAACCCCGACTATCTTTGGATCGGCTGCTCGGATTCCCGCGTACCGGCCAACCAAATCATCGATCTGCCACCGGGCGAAGTCTTCGTTCACCGCAATGTCGCCAACCTGTTGCATCACAACGATATGAACGCCCTATCCGTGGTGCAGTTCGCGGTCGATGTGCTCAAGGTCAAGCACATCATGATCGTGGGTCATTACGGCTGCGGGGGCATCAAGGCTGCTATGACCGGTGGTGAATGCGGCATCGTCGATTATTGGCTGCACAGTGTACGGGAGCTATACAGCCGTCACCGTAAAACCCTGGAGGCGCTTCCCCTCGAGGAGCAGGTCGACCGCATGTGCGAGCTCAACGTCAAGGCGCAGGTCGACAACCTCTGTCGCACCAAGATCATCCAGCGCGCCTGGCAGCGTGGGCAACCGTTGGCCGTCCACGGCTGGGTCTACGGCTTGAGTGATGGTCGCGTGACCGACCTCGAGTGCACCGTCGAGGGCCTCGATCAGGTACCGCAGCTGTATCGTGTCGACCGCCTGGTGCCTGCCGATCAGGCTGATTGA